acaCTGCTTTTTTAAAGCACCCAGGGCTCCCAACCTGCACCTTCCACAATGAGCTGGAAGTCATCAAAGAAAATGCACTATAGGTCAGTCTGGTGGGGAAACTTTCTTAGTAGAGATTTCTTCCTCCCAAATGACTCTTGTTTGTATCAAAcggacataaaactagccagcacttTAATTGATTACTGTGTtgtacatgagtgtgcatgtgtgagtgatttatttatttttgtgtgtagttATTGTTCCTgcatagcatgtatgtggaggttggGGGGCCAGCCTTtgggagtgggttctctcctttctccgtgAGTTCTGAAGAAGGAATTCAGGTAGTCAGGCCTGTGCAGAGTGATGGttagttgtttgcttgtttggtgtttgttttcatttgtcaaCTAcacataagctaaagtcatcttaGGAAGCGAAAACATTTATTGAAGAATTGCCTTCATCAGAATGTCCTGTTGGGCACTGTCTTGATTAATGAGgatgggggaaggcccagcccactgtgggtggtgtcactactggacaggtggtcctgggctctataaggtAGCAGGCTGAGCatgtcatgaggagcaagccagtaagcatgtTTCCTTCATGGCTTCTTGTTGCAGCCTgtgctctgcctcaacgcttttgttGAGCTAAGTGctctctggtcaagagagagagtggggctcttggggcaggagacgaaaagaatggagacaagacagggtgtgatcgagtctcttctattttctcaagtctctcttagtgaagggaattctgaggtatttatatacacaagcaggagaacacaggtgaaaacactttaccatgtgcaccatacagctgaggtcactaaacagcaaaacaagctatgtgggataaacaatatatttatcagagtgtgcttcagctgttataggcttttgacaaccaagtctttcatcagggtatatggttccagatggctgcaaagttgatctagccgctttctactaaagtcggctcccaacaggtcccccttttaaaattttttttcaaaagggaaggctgggaaaacttacggaaaccgtgcctgtcctaggttggaacaaaggaccccagcctcacttaagatggtgaggcatcccttattttaggggcaagggtctcgatatgctctcttacccgtcatttgctatccggcttagcgcgtaagttaggggttaatccttgtcaatcttgatgacaggtttcagagtcccctacttccagcctgtaatattggacctgtatgggtttcatttgttatctgttgccgtaccaaagccatcagtttgttgaacagcatgaacctgagagacaagagacttaatatctaaactgttgatataaaagcaacactctttaaggcaatgCACAACTTCCCccgttggagaagtgaaaggtctaagccttgtacccacaaatttataccaatgaaatccttgaattttgcatcagcttagtaacaattatacagataaagacagcctaatattaaccacctcagtccccaagtccagggaattggggcaccgactcttcattaacttcttcaagctgaacatgggcgttgagatattagaagagggatgaggggaagggtaaattgataagcatctgaagtctgtcttcactgcatccagctggaagtccagggcatcagtgaacatgcaggtgataagaagattcattcaccaaggctatgtattctgtaatatacaaatctcaaaacaagttttagtatcaagataattattttgattctctgaaatctagtgttctggagacctacctctgtcatgtcagctcccaacagcttctgcttcagttcctgccccgaCTTCCCTTCATGACGGAATGTAAGCTGTAAGCTGAGCTTCCCCCGCCCAAATGTTTCAGCCATAATGTTTATCATGCACAAAGCACATTACCGCCTGAGCCATCTCGTtggccttatttttaaaaattctttccttAATAGCTTTAATTGACTGCCGAAAGCTGTTTGATGGAAAGTAAGTTGCACTGATCAAGTTAGGCGCATTCTTAACAGATGATTGCGTAAACAGACTTTGGATGCTGCGTGCAACAGCCTGGAGGGTtgctttgctgatctttgctaaACCATTTTCCTTTCCAAATTTCCATCCTTCGGGGCTCATGGCTGCATTCTGCTGAATAAAGTAACAACGCAGAAATACAATTTGGGAAAACGTTAAGGTCTGATGCTGTGATATGTCACAAGAAGAGAGAAGCACATGTGACCACCAGTCCTGGATGACTGCTTGGATCCTGCTTGCCTGGCCAAAGGACCAAGCAAAATTCTTCAGGCTCACTCACAGTATACATGGAATTtcttctatattattttattcttctgtcaAGATTTTTATATCAAATAGATTAGTTTGTCTTTGCATAAATGAATAATGTTGGCACATCATTAAAAATCACTGTAAGGCCAGGCTTAGCAGCCATGATTTTGATCCTAGCACCtttgaggcaaaggcaggagcatctctatgagtttgaggccagcttggtctatattgtgagttctaggacagtcagagctacatagtgagaccctgtctcaaaaaaaattccCACAAATTTACttttacatctatctatctatctatctatctatctatctatctatccatccatccatccatccatccacccacccacccacccacccacctatctatctatctatctatctatctatctatctacctatctatcatccattTATTTTCCCTCCCATCCTTATTCAATGAGGCAAGGGATcacaatcaaacccagagctcaccaatatGGTTAATCtcactagccagcttgctctggggaatcCCCTATCTGTATTCTGAGGTTAGCAGATGGTCACTTTGTTcacccagcatttacatgggttctggggatccaaaccctGGTTGTCAGGGTTATGCGGCAAGggcttacccactgagctatctcccttcattcatttatctgttctctctctctctctctctctctctctctctctctctctctctctctctctcagtgctgggactgaaccaGGGCCTTGAACATGGTAAGCAAGCTATAtcaacacagagaaactcaggAAACGAGGCCAAAGAGCCTTACGCATGGAGTTAATGACAGAATGGATCAAGATTATGCATGCCTTGCTTGCTCTTAGTGGTGCCCCTCCCCAACCCAGTGAGGCTGGGGAACCCCCAGGGAGACTCTCAGGCCAAGCAGCTATTGGCAGCGATTACTTCAGTGGTCAAGCCTTCTGGGGTTAGGGACACTTGGCTTCAGCCACCTTCAAGCAAAGACTCTTTGGTCTCTGAGCCTGAGATTCCTTATCTGTGAAATACATGCATTGGAGAAGCATCGTAGGCTAGGGATGTAGTTtagctggtagagtgcttacccagcatgcatggCGCCCTGGGTTAGATCCTGAGTATGGTTGAGTGTTGGGATGAATtgctgcaatctcagcactttgctggaggaagcagggagatcagaagttcaagggctcCCTTAGTTACAtagcaggtttgaggccagcctagggtaCAAAAGACCCTAtctgaacaacaaaaacaaaaacaacaaacaaaacaaaaaagaagatgaaaacatTGGGGAACTGCAGAAATGTCTAGAAGGTAGAGGCAGCATCCTCCATCTGGTGACCATGGTTATCCCCTCTCCAAGGGCAGGAGAATACCAGCTGAGGACATGGATCCACACGGGGCCCTTTTCTTCTGCCTGTGCCTTCTAGCTGCTCAAGTTGTCCTAGTAGGTAGGTGATGGTTCATGGGGGAGGAATGCTGAGAAGCTGGGTCAAGGTCTGAGTCCCGCTGTCCACAGAAACCCAGTCAGAGATACTGACCTTCATGAAGCGCCTTGAGCAGCCCATAGGCCGAAGCTTGTTTTCCAGAGGGAGGTGAGTCAGGTATACCCTCAGCCATAAATGCACTCAGCAGATGGTGACTCAGCAGACCCACCGCATGCCTGCTACCAAAATCTAGAGTTGCAGGGGTGGCCTTCCACCTGTTTATTGTCTATTGAGGACCCTTGATGAAGTGTTATAAACCAAAAAGGTCCCTGCGTTTCCTAGGTAGGGGCTCTAAGACTTGGGTGGGGGACACGGCTTACACAGGgattgggggttggagagatatgATGGTGGGAGGGCTGGGTTGGAGACCCCACCCCTAGGCTGTCTCCAGCTCCGTCTCCCCATTTCCAGGCATATCCAGCACCTGGAGCAGATGCTGCTCAATGCCAGCTTCTGTGGGCACAACTTGACCTTGCAGACAAACTCCATCCAGTCTCTGGTCTTCAAGCTGAGCTGTGacttttctggtctctccttgTCCAGTGCCACCCTGACAAATGTCTCCCAGGTCAGAGGCAGCTAGGGAAGTTCCCTGTTTGTGCTCTGCCCCCGATCAGTTGGGAGTGACACCATCTGCTTTACTGTGGGAAGATCAGAAAGAGGAGGTGCTCGGTGACCTCTCCTGGTCAGGGTCATCTTGATTTTTTGGCCTCGAGGTGGAGGGCAGGTCCCTGGGGCTGGTAGCAGCTAGGGCCACCTGTGTCCTTTAAGGACCCTGGTGTAAACAGGATGAGATGCTTGGCCCATGCTGGGGTGTGCACTGGGGTGGTTCTGTTCTTAGGGGATGAAGATGGGTGTGGAAGtctgggggggggttgttgtgcCGTCAGATGGTGGAGGCTCGGGGAAGGCCTGGTTGGTAACGTTTAATGGGGAGGGAATCTCAAGATGCTAGGACTGGACCTGTGGTCCTAGCCCATCGGCTGCCATCCGCAGGCATGGGCCCCACATGCCATGCAGTTCCCTGATGAGCTGACCAAGGGTACCTGTGTGACCTCCCGGCCTGCTGAGCTACGACTCATCTGTATCTACTTCTTCACTACACACCTCTTTCAGGTCAGCAGCGGGTGGCCGATCCCAGGTTGGCAGGAGGTGTGGACTAGCTCACTGTGCAACTGTAGCTGGCCACCGCCTCTCTgggccccacccactcaccccacCTGCTttagggagagaggaaagcaagTTAAGGAAGGAGGAGTTTGTCTTTGCTCAGTTTCAGGGTACAGTCCGTCATGGTTGAAGTCTTGCAGGAGTGTGCAGGCCTAGCCAGAGCCTAACCAAATCTCCATGATCATAAACAGACCTACCCAGGAGCTCAACTCTATCAACTCTAGGTGATGTGAGGTCTtatcaaacatatatatatatattccatcacagggaggtaggattgcaaactgcaAATGAGACCCAGGACCGTAGGGCGTCCATGTCTGTtctgagatgggaggcagacagaATGCAATGGGGAAGAGGGTCTGGGATGTGAATTCTCCTCTCACCCAGAGTCCCCACATTTACTTATCCCCGTTTTCACTGCCCTTCCAGGATGACCAGAACTCATTACTGCTCAATAACTATGTCCTGGGGGCCCAGCTGGATCACAAGCCTGTGAAAAACCTTCAGAAGCCAGTCAACATCAGCTTCTGGCACAATCGGAGTCTGGTACTATTGGGCCCGCCTCTACCCCAGTTCTGAAGCTTTCCTGGTCAGCCCTGGTTTGGCCAAACTGAAAATTGTGGTGCCATCTGGGAAACAACTTTAAATCTATTCTTTGAAGATTTCTGTAAAGTAAACGAGaaagaagtttttcttttcttttttgtctcagTTGCTAGGGCAACAGAGCCAGCTTAAGCTTGCTTAAGCCCTAAAGGGGACTTATATGTTTCTACCAATGGATGTTCAAGGGCATTCCACCTTCAGGCATGGCTGGATCTAGGCATGGATCTAAGACTGTTAGAGAACAGTCTTCTCTAGCCTCAGCCATGTTTTCTTGCCTTGGCTTTCATTTCTATGGTAAGATGGAGTCTGAAGACCCtgagtttcccttctgttcttagAAGGTTCTTCCCCAACAGTGCAAGCCAGACTCATGTCTATGGCTGAACCAGGCTGCATCCAGATGAGATGTGTGGATTTGCTAAGCTGGGTCACATGGGGTAGAGATAGCACTGGTGCTGATGCTGGAACAGAAAAGGGTACCTGGGAGGCACAGGTCCTGATGCTGCTGCTTCTGGGTCCTAGGCCTGCCTGCATCCCTGTGAAGAAGCCTAGAGTGCTATTTTCTAGCTCTGTCTCCAAGCCCGGGCAAGAAGCCTTGCATTCTCAACTTCACAGCGACCTTTCCTTTTATCTTCTGAGCATCCATTGGTAGAAACATATCCACTGCCCTTCCCTTTGGAATGAGTGTTCTGTTCCACTTCTGTTCAATCCATGTACCCTTAATCCatgttcctttgtttctcttctgcTGCTTTCCAAAGCCTGCCTGTGTCTCACCCCTTACCTCCACCATAGGGCTTGGCTGCAAATGAGTTTCTCATGACGGGTCTAGGAACGAGATTGCACACAGCAGTTTACAGAAGACCTGTGCCACGAAGGGTCAGCACTGCCCCCCCAAGAATATTGAATAGTCTCTTGTGTTTCTGCTGACCCTGTGATTTGGATATGTATGGTCCATTTTGCAGACAAATAAACCGAGGCTCAGAGAAGATTGCCCACTTGTCCAGGATACTGAGGATTTGTGGCGAAGGCGGGGCTGACCTCTGGGATTGTCAAAGCCCAGCCAGACCCCACAAAATGTTGGCGGTGGTGCAGTTGACTCTCTCTTGGGCCACAAGCCCCTAGCCCCTAATATGAGATCTTGTCCAGCACCTATGGACTGACACTCACATTTCATTTCAGGAAGGGTATACGGtaacctgtgtcttctggaagGAGGGAGCCAGCAACCGCAGCTGGGGGGCCTGGAGCCCtgagggctgttacacagagcaGCCCTCAGGCACTCAGGTTCTCTGTCATTGCAATCACCTCACCTACTTTGCTGTGCTCATGGTATGGGGGCATGCTCCTTGAGGGAGGGGGATGAGCGCTGTGGTGGGGTCCAATAAAGTGGTGCAAGTGTAAGGCTAAGAACAGTGTAATCCAGTGAGCCTAAACCTCTCAGGCTAAAGCCTTGCAAGTAAACTTAGGGACTTGCATTCCTTTAAAAGTCTGTTTAGGCTTTAGGCATGGCTTGATCCGGGAGCTGAATCACACCAACACAGGATTCCATCTCTGTCCCTTGACTATGCTTGCTCCATCCTGCCTTGGCCCTCAGTTAGGATGCCCAATGGGATAATAACGCAGCTGCCAGTATCTGCAGGCTCATGCCTAGCTGCCGTTCAGACTCTAATGGAATTCAAGAGTCTCCCTGACCCAGCCTCAGTCTTGAGATCGAATCCGGATGGAGGCTCTTGAGTCAATCACTGTGGGCGGCAGGAGGAAGGCCCCAGACAGACCAGGGTTGACACACTGGTCCATACAGTGTGAGAAGTGGTTTCCCAACGTGTACATGGAATGGCTGGAGAGGAGGAACAGGGATAGCAGTTATAGGTGACAGGCTGGGATGCAGGCTACAGCTTCCTTCAAGGCAGGACTGGGCTGGGCTGTAGGGAAGGGACTTGGGGCTGAAGTCTGGGAGGCTTCTCTGGCAGAGCCCAGGGAGAGCTGGACATTTCTATGCTTCAGGCTCTCAGTCCCTTTTGCCCTGTAGCAGTTCTCTGGAGACCCGGTGCCCACTGAGCTGCGGGTGCCTCTTGAGTACATCTCCCTTGTGGGTTGCAGCATCTCCATTGTGGCCTCGCTGCTCTCCATACTGCTGTGTGCTCACTCCAGGTAATCCTCTGCCTTGCCCAGCCTACCTGCCCCACTGCTGGTCTGTGTCTTCTTTCTTGCCCCAGTGTCTGCCTTCACGCCCCGGGGAAGGTGGGTGTTACTCAGAGGGAAGGGCCAGCCTAACAGCATGGCAGCCATTAGACCCCTCCTcatttgcctcagtttccccatcattGGGCGTCTGTGAACCAGGCCATGGCATTATCTGGGTGATGTCCCACCCACAGGAAGCAAAGTGACTCCACCACAGGTATCCATATGAACCTGCATGGCTCTGTTCTGCTCCTGAATGTCACCTTCCTTCTGAGCTCCCAGATGGCCCTGCCCACAGTGCCCAGGCCAGTCTGCATGGTGCTGGCTGCCACCCTACACTACGCACTGCTCAGCAGCCTTACCTGGATGGCCATTGAAGGCTTGAACCTCTACCTTCTCCTGGGGCGTGTCTACAACATATACATCCACAGATACTTGCTCAAGCTCTGCCTGCTGGGCTGGGGTAAGGGATACCTATCTCACTGGCTCTGGAACATCCAGTGTACAGAGCGCCGACCCCATGTCCTCCTGCCTTTCATAGTGGCTATCTCTAATTCCATCTCCGTCAATGACATCACCTCCACCCCTAACACCACCATTGCACCTACCATCATGACCATGTCTTCTTCTGCCTTCAGTACTGTCATCACCACCATTGTGGCCTTCACCACTTCCAATCTCAACATTGCCATTACCTGCAGTCCCCTGTccccactaccaccatcatcatgtCCCGCCTCTGCTACCCATGCCTGCTTTACTCCCATTTCCACCCACCCCATCTCAGTCATCCCCATCACCTTCTTCACCTTCCCTGCACCCCACCACCGTCTCCGCACTCATCCTCACCACATCAGCACCATCGCAGACCCCTCCACCACTGCTCCAGCCCATCTTTTAATTGCCgccattttctttcaagtttcCCAACCAGTGCCACCTCCTGTTAGTTCCTTAGCACCTCCCAGGTCACCATCACCACCGCTGCCACTCAGCCTGGAATCTCACTAACGTCTTAGAGATGAACCTCTTCCAAGACCCAAGTCCTGACTCTGAAGCTGGAAGTTGTGTGGAGTTCAGCACAGTGTACACCCCTCCCCTGTC
Above is a window of Arvicanthis niloticus isolate mArvNil1 chromosome 18, mArvNil1.pat.X, whole genome shotgun sequence DNA encoding:
- the Adgrg5 gene encoding adhesion G-protein coupled receptor G5 isoform X1: MGRRIPAEDMDPHGALFFCLCLLAAQVVLVETQSEILTFMKRLEQPIGRSLFSRGRHIQHLEQMLLNASFCGHNLTLQTNSIQSLVFKLSCDFSGLSLSSATLTNVSQAWAPHAMQFPDELTKGTCVTSRPAELRLICIYFFTTHLFQDDQNSLLLNNYVLGAQLDHKPVKNLQKPVNISFWHNRSLEGYTVTCVFWKEGASNRSWGAWSPEGCYTEQPSGTQVLCHCNHLTYFAVLMQFSGDPVPTELRVPLEYISLVGCSISIVASLLSILLCAHSRKQSDSTTGIHMNLHGSVLLLNVTFLLSSQMALPTVPRPVCMVLAATLHYALLSSLTWMAIEGLNLYLLLGRVYNIYIHRYLLKLCLLGWGKGYLSHWLWNIQCTERRPHVLLPFIVAISNSISVNDITSTPNTTIAPTIMTMSSSAFSTVITTIVAFTTSNLNIAITCSPLSPLPPSSCPASATHACFTPISTHPISVIPITFFTFPAPHHRLRTHPHHISTIADPSTTAPAHLLIAAIFFQVSQPVPPPVSSLAPPRSPSPPLPLSLESH
- the Adgrg5 gene encoding adhesion G-protein coupled receptor G5 isoform X3; this translates as MGRRIPAEDMDPHGALFFCLCLLAAQVVLVETQSEILTFMKRLEQPIGRSLFSRGRHIQHLEQMLLNASFCGHNLTLQTNSIQSLVFKLSCDFSGLSLSSATLTNVSQAWAPHAMQFPDELTKGTCVTSRPAELRLICIYFFTTHLFQDDQNSLLLNNYVLGAQLDHKPVKNLQKPVNISFWHNRSLEGYTVTCVFWKEGASNRSWGAWSPEGCYTEQPSGTQVLCHCNHLTYFAVLMQFSGDPVPTELRVPLEYISLVGCSISIVASLLSILLCAHSRKQSDSTTGIHMNLHGSVLLLNVTFLLSSQMALPTVPRPVCMVLAATLHYALLSSLTWMAIEGLNLYLLLGRVYNIYIHRYLLKLCLLGWGSPAFLVLLLLVVRSSVYGPCVISFSKSQENGTGFQNVSMCWICSPMVRSILVMGYGGLTSLFNLVVLAWALWIVCRLRAREKVLSPWAYRDTVMVLGLTVLLGTTWTLAFFSFGVFLLPQLFLFTIFNSLYGFFLFLWFCSQKRYSDAEAKAGMEAVSSSQMMH
- the Adgrg5 gene encoding adhesion G-protein coupled receptor G5 isoform X2; this translates as MDPHGALFFCLCLLAAQVVLVETQSEILTFMKRLEQPIGRSLFSRGRHIQHLEQMLLNASFCGHNLTLQTNSIQSLVFKLSCDFSGLSLSSATLTNVSQAWAPHAMQFPDELTKGTCVTSRPAELRLICIYFFTTHLFQDDQNSLLLNNYVLGAQLDHKPVKNLQKPVNISFWHNRSLEGYTVTCVFWKEGASNRSWGAWSPEGCYTEQPSGTQVLCHCNHLTYFAVLMQFSGDPVPTELRVPLEYISLVGCSISIVASLLSILLCAHSRKQSDSTTGIHMNLHGSVLLLNVTFLLSSQMALPTVPRPVCMVLAATLHYALLSSLTWMAIEGLNLYLLLGRVYNIYIHRYLLKLCLLGWGKGYLSHWLWNIQCTERRPHVLLPFIVAISNSISVNDITSTPNTTIAPTIMTMSSSAFSTVITTIVAFTTSNLNIAITCSPLSPLPPSSCPASATHACFTPISTHPISVIPITFFTFPAPHHRLRTHPHHISTIADPSTTAPAHLLIAAIFFQVSQPVPPPVSSLAPPRSPSPPLPLSLESH